One genomic window of Leptolyngbya sp. CCY15150 includes the following:
- a CDS encoding hybrid sensor histidine kinase/response regulator, which yields MSFAESPRTPRLLAVDDTTDNLILLEAILEDEGYDIHCVTDGMSALWHVESQPPDLILLDVMMPGMDGYEVTRRIRQNPNLPFIPIVLITAHDESNLVEGLDLGADDFVRKPVNPDELLARVRSLLRLKRSIDLQTQMAKRQEDFVMRLTHDLRTPLVAADRMLHLFQKETFCPISPDMQEAIAVMIRSNDSLLQMVNTLLEVYRYDAGYKTLTFSICDLRNIIQEVMGELQPIANEKQLHLLFETDDHASDVSAKVRGDRLELRRVFTNLIGNALKFTSQGQVVVRLVEQPMSTEQTEEQLPPCVKVEVQDTGPGISPDDQQMIFERFRQGKGKRSGSGLGLYLSRRILEAHQGQISVVSEPGRGSVFSIQLPGVLPEATPSSRVYQSRYH from the coding sequence ATGTCTTTTGCTGAGTCTCCACGGACGCCACGTCTGCTCGCCGTAGACGATACCACCGACAACCTCATCTTGCTCGAAGCCATTCTAGAAGATGAGGGCTATGACATTCACTGCGTCACAGATGGCATGTCGGCCCTATGGCACGTTGAATCTCAGCCGCCCGATCTGATCTTACTGGATGTGATGATGCCGGGGATGGATGGCTATGAGGTAACTCGACGCATTCGCCAAAATCCTAATCTACCCTTCATTCCCATTGTGCTGATCACAGCCCATGATGAATCGAATCTCGTGGAGGGTCTCGATTTAGGTGCCGATGATTTTGTACGTAAGCCAGTTAACCCAGATGAATTGCTGGCTCGGGTGCGATCGCTTCTGCGCCTCAAGCGCAGCATTGATCTGCAAACCCAGATGGCTAAGCGGCAAGAAGATTTTGTTATGCGCCTCACCCACGATCTACGAACGCCTTTGGTGGCCGCCGATCGGATGCTGCATCTCTTTCAAAAAGAGACATTTTGTCCCATTTCTCCGGACATGCAGGAAGCGATCGCCGTGATGATTCGTAGTAACGATAGTCTATTGCAAATGGTTAATACATTGCTAGAAGTCTATCGCTACGATGCTGGATATAAAACGCTGACGTTCTCAATCTGCGATCTGCGCAATATTATTCAAGAGGTGATGGGCGAACTCCAGCCAATCGCCAACGAAAAGCAACTGCACCTGCTTTTTGAGACGGACGACCATGCCTCTGATGTCAGCGCCAAGGTGAGGGGCGATCGCTTAGAGCTACGGCGAGTGTTCACCAACCTCATTGGCAATGCTCTTAAATTTACGTCTCAAGGGCAGGTGGTTGTGCGGCTAGTTGAACAACCGATGTCTACAGAACAGACGGAGGAGCAGCTCCCCCCTTGCGTCAAGGTAGAGGTGCAAGACACCGGCCCCGGCATTTCCCCCGATGACCAACAGATGATCTTTGAACGGTTTCGCCAAGGTAAGGGCAAGCGATCGGGGAGTGGTTTAGGACTATACCTCTCTCGCCGCATCCTAGAAGCCCACCAAGGACAAATTTCTGTTGTTTCTGAACCAGGGCGGGGCAGCGTTTTTTCGATACAACTGCCGGGAGTTTTACCTGAAGCAACTCCATCGAGTAGGGTTTATCAGAGCCGTTACCATTAG
- a CDS encoding DUF4112 domain-containing protein, with translation MSSLPPSPPKALPSHPKALQRIRWVSYLLDDSIPLLNTGYRMGIDPILGLLPGVGDSLSLLISIYVVMESVRFGLPKRTLARMVVNLVLDTVAGSVPIAGNIFDVAWKANRHNLRLLEAHLADPKPPTLSDRLVMFGIVGILIALLLGVVALLATFIWLALQLLGVN, from the coding sequence ATGTCATCCCTGCCACCTTCTCCCCCGAAAGCGCTCCCTTCTCATCCGAAAGCGCTACAGCGAATTCGATGGGTTAGCTATCTCCTCGACGACTCGATACCGCTTCTCAACACAGGGTATCGCATGGGCATTGATCCGATTCTGGGCTTGTTGCCTGGGGTTGGCGATAGCCTTAGCTTGCTCATCTCGATCTATGTAGTGATGGAATCGGTGCGCTTCGGGTTGCCCAAACGTACCCTTGCACGCATGGTAGTGAATTTAGTCCTAGATACAGTGGCTGGCTCAGTGCCGATCGCGGGCAACATTTTTGACGTTGCTTGGAAGGCCAACCGCCACAATCTACGCCTCCTAGAAGCGCATCTTGCCGATCCAAAACCACCCACCCTAAGCGATCGCTTAGTCATGTTTGGCATTGTGGGGATTCTGATCGCCCTGCTCTTGGGCGTAGTGGCTCTTCTAGCTACGTTTATATGGCTAGCGTTGCAACTATTGGGCGTCAACTAA